One genomic segment of Blastopirellula marina includes these proteins:
- a CDS encoding DEAD/DEAH box helicase family protein encodes MPPSVFLSIPSSEWIASNEVAFAIFDGFPVSPGHALVITRRLVPTWFDATSAEQVGLMGLVKEVKARLDETLEPQPDGYNVGFNAGKAAGQTVPHVHIHVIPRYLGDMSDPRGGVRHVIPSKGNYLLESPKQGLSGSKQIGLQLSSGYPDSPLWEHLSWRIAGARSVDILASFVQLSGLDVIEERIFDAIRNEARVRILVSDYLYISDAQALRRLLGWCDLAVEEFQAERLFVKLVEIAKLPSKPASFHPKAWRIADDHHGFISIGSSNLSRPALKTGVEWNLLSTQEEEPEAHSQATTEFDSLWELASPLTPGLVEDYSQLAAKYRAKHFEPEATDLREVPLVPRPWQAEALQALDNLRSSGYQRGLVAVATGMGKTWLAAFDVRQVGAGLERRPRVLVIAHRAQILAQIEAAISLVLDAANAAGTTAWYVGDRSNLDGDTVIASIQKLSRPEGLEQIAQQEFDYVIVDEVHHAHAPTYRRVLAKVQAGFILGLTATPERTDGFDVAAIFDDNLAYHATIGDGIAEESLVPFHYIGIKDTVDFQQIPWRNGRFDLDELEQRVETSERMDRLQVALNSHPGERTIVFCCSRRHALFTRDWLRSIGMSSAAVFSGAGSDSCGESLEALRTGKLETLCVVDMFNEGLDIPAVDRVVMLRPTESKVIFLQQLGRGLRASEGKSRLLVIDFVGNHRVFAQRIIHLLSLRSSQEGWQTLRQWLGGDPPNLPEGCLLDVELDAQDMLKEFLPKGRSAAIEGYRSIRDDLGRRPAMLEVFSRGFLPRTISAAEGSWFPFAESEGDLSKDEQEATAEFAGWLRMLETTNLNKSYKMVVLRVLLDQGKLFEGVDLGEFASQCRQYLMNHQVLRRDLEGDGHALNHETAEDEAWTAWWNQWPIGRWLAKQKDKTWFLQEGEHFRLAFDVPEHMKSAFEAMTEEIVEWRLAAYAKSRRLVATEPGEVAFTAKVSHAGGRPILFVPDKSKEPNRPVGVTQVQLPDGAVWEFKFVKVACNVAKPLGETKNQLGSLLQEWFGPNAGLPGTNFTVEFENRGEGWQAKPEGMPEVHPAEVPDLLEDVSTIEILDDIPVEEQFTTHAPVYDLFIAAGNWGIEGSPEAIGWVPVPNQRLREGMFAAQVTGHSMEPTIPSGSWCLFRPCPAGSREGRLLLVQVNTHLDPEDGGRYTVKRYHSTKQTDADGWTHQTIELQPLNPDLSYQPIPITEDVADSIRVVGEFVGVIGN; translated from the coding sequence ATGCCGCCATCGGTATTTCTTTCGATTCCTTCCAGCGAGTGGATTGCATCCAACGAGGTTGCCTTCGCAATCTTTGACGGCTTTCCCGTCAGCCCTGGGCACGCTTTGGTGATCACTCGGCGTCTGGTGCCTACTTGGTTCGATGCCACGTCGGCCGAACAAGTTGGCCTGATGGGCCTGGTCAAAGAGGTGAAGGCAAGGCTCGATGAAACACTCGAACCGCAGCCCGATGGCTATAACGTGGGTTTCAATGCGGGAAAAGCAGCTGGGCAGACAGTACCTCATGTGCACATTCATGTGATTCCGCGTTACCTGGGCGATATGTCCGACCCCCGTGGTGGCGTTCGCCATGTGATTCCCAGCAAAGGTAACTATTTGCTGGAGTCGCCGAAGCAGGGCTTATCTGGCTCCAAGCAGATCGGCTTACAGCTTAGCTCGGGATACCCGGACTCGCCGTTGTGGGAACATCTCTCCTGGAGAATCGCCGGTGCTCGTTCTGTAGATATCCTGGCCTCGTTTGTCCAGTTATCAGGCTTGGATGTCATCGAGGAGCGGATCTTTGATGCCATACGGAATGAAGCACGCGTCCGCATTCTGGTGAGTGACTATCTCTACATCTCCGATGCTCAGGCGCTGCGGCGTCTGCTGGGGTGGTGTGACCTGGCCGTTGAGGAGTTTCAAGCGGAGCGGCTATTCGTCAAGTTGGTGGAGATCGCTAAGCTGCCATCGAAGCCGGCATCGTTTCACCCGAAGGCGTGGCGAATTGCCGACGATCACCATGGCTTTATCTCGATTGGGAGTAGTAATCTCTCAAGGCCCGCATTAAAGACAGGTGTCGAGTGGAACCTGCTTTCGACTCAAGAGGAGGAGCCTGAAGCCCATTCTCAGGCGACCACCGAGTTCGATTCGTTGTGGGAACTCGCTTCTCCTTTAACGCCAGGACTGGTTGAAGACTACTCGCAGCTTGCCGCCAAATACCGGGCGAAGCATTTTGAGCCTGAGGCAACGGACCTTCGCGAAGTGCCGCTGGTTCCACGTCCTTGGCAGGCAGAAGCCCTTCAGGCTCTCGATAACCTTCGTTCCTCAGGTTATCAGCGGGGCTTAGTCGCAGTAGCCACAGGAATGGGCAAGACATGGCTGGCAGCCTTTGATGTGAGGCAAGTCGGAGCGGGCCTGGAACGCCGGCCGCGAGTCCTCGTGATTGCTCACCGCGCCCAGATCCTGGCTCAAATCGAAGCTGCCATTTCGCTGGTTCTAGACGCAGCTAACGCCGCAGGGACGACGGCTTGGTATGTAGGCGATCGAAGTAACTTGGACGGCGATACGGTCATTGCCTCGATTCAGAAGCTCTCACGTCCTGAGGGGTTGGAGCAAATCGCCCAGCAAGAGTTCGACTACGTAATTGTCGATGAGGTCCACCATGCTCATGCTCCCACTTACCGGCGAGTTCTCGCCAAGGTCCAGGCGGGCTTTATTCTGGGGCTGACTGCTACGCCAGAACGGACGGATGGTTTCGACGTGGCCGCCATCTTCGACGACAATCTGGCCTATCATGCGACCATTGGCGACGGTATTGCCGAGGAGTCGCTGGTGCCGTTCCATTACATCGGGATCAAGGACACTGTCGACTTCCAGCAAATTCCGTGGCGAAATGGTCGATTTGACCTCGACGAACTAGAACAACGCGTCGAGACAAGCGAACGCATGGATCGCCTTCAGGTTGCCCTCAACTCGCATCCCGGTGAGCGAACGATCGTCTTCTGCTGTTCTCGAAGACATGCCCTATTCACCCGGGACTGGCTTCGATCAATCGGCATGTCGTCCGCAGCTGTCTTCTCTGGGGCCGGCAGTGATAGCTGCGGTGAGTCTCTGGAGGCCTTGCGGACCGGCAAGCTGGAGACTCTCTGCGTCGTCGACATGTTCAATGAGGGGCTCGATATTCCGGCCGTCGATCGCGTTGTCATGTTGCGACCGACCGAGTCGAAAGTCATCTTCCTACAGCAACTTGGTCGAGGGCTACGAGCTAGTGAGGGCAAGTCTCGCCTGTTGGTGATCGATTTTGTCGGGAACCATCGAGTCTTCGCCCAGCGAATCATCCACCTTCTTTCGTTACGGAGTTCTCAGGAAGGATGGCAGACTCTTAGGCAGTGGCTCGGCGGCGACCCGCCGAATCTACCCGAGGGATGCTTGCTGGATGTCGAATTGGATGCCCAGGACATGCTTAAGGAGTTCCTTCCCAAAGGCAGATCAGCTGCGATCGAAGGATATCGGAGCATCCGCGACGACTTGGGGCGACGGCCGGCCATGTTGGAAGTGTTTTCACGTGGCTTTCTCCCGCGAACTATATCAGCCGCAGAAGGCAGTTGGTTCCCATTTGCTGAGTCGGAAGGCGATTTGTCCAAGGATGAGCAAGAAGCTACCGCTGAATTTGCTGGCTGGCTAAGAATGCTTGAGACCACCAATCTCAATAAATCCTACAAGATGGTTGTTTTGCGAGTTCTCCTAGACCAGGGAAAGCTATTTGAAGGCGTAGACCTGGGAGAGTTTGCGAGCCAATGCCGGCAATACCTCATGAATCACCAAGTTCTCCGTCGCGATCTTGAAGGAGACGGGCACGCTCTTAATCATGAGACGGCGGAGGATGAAGCTTGGACTGCCTGGTGGAACCAATGGCCGATCGGTCGCTGGCTCGCCAAGCAAAAAGACAAGACCTGGTTTCTCCAGGAAGGTGAGCACTTCCGGCTGGCATTCGACGTTCCCGAGCACATGAAGTCGGCATTTGAAGCAATGACGGAAGAGATCGTTGAATGGAGACTGGCAGCCTATGCCAAAAGCCGGCGTTTGGTAGCTACCGAGCCTGGTGAAGTAGCATTCACCGCGAAGGTCTCCCATGCTGGCGGGCGTCCCATTCTGTTCGTGCCTGATAAGTCGAAGGAGCCGAATCGCCCAGTGGGAGTGACCCAGGTCCAACTTCCCGATGGCGCGGTTTGGGAGTTCAAATTCGTTAAGGTGGCATGTAACGTGGCCAAGCCTTTGGGCGAAACCAAGAATCAGCTTGGCTCACTTCTTCAAGAATGGTTCGGGCCAAACGCCGGTCTACCTGGTACCAATTTCACGGTTGAGTTTGAAAACCGCGGTGAAGGTTGGCAAGCCAAGCCCGAGGGCATGCCCGAAGTTCACCCGGCAGAAGTTCCCGATCTACTTGAGGATGTTTCCACGATCGAAATCCTCGATGACATCCCCGTCGAAGAACAATTCACCACGCATGCTCCCGTTTACGACCTGTTTATCGCGGCCGGCAACTGGGGTATCGAGGGAAGTCCTGAAGCCATTGGCTGGGTCCCTGTACCGAACCAACGCCTGAGAGAAGGAATGTTCGCCGCACAGGTTACAGGTCATTCCATGGAGCCGACTATTCCATCAGGATCGTGGTGTCTGTTTCGACCATGTCCAGCAGGCAGCAGAGAAGGAAGGCTCCTTCTCGTTCAGGTGAACACGCATCTCGATCCGGAGGACGGAGGCCGCTACACCGTCAAGCGATACCATTCCACGAAGCAGACCGATGCGGATGGTTGGACGCATCAGACGATCGAGCTTCAACCACTGAATCCAGATCTAAGCTACCAACCGATTCCTATTACTGAGGATGTAGCGGACTCGATCAGGGTTGTGGGAGAGTTTGTTGGTGTAATTGGAAACTGA
- a CDS encoding DUF2357 domain-containing protein has protein sequence MESHLTSKICFRDIAGAKINSPSEWAPALIELSLPVEEWEAAILTLNSHTVPIRLAKLSDKVCVLADWPLSNPGHYSLHLRWSEGEEKRTISILPSKISTASFDRLLLDLESDLPSAISIALQDMGALSGVAILPPDDSLLSQELVKLHRAIHGTSERAGLAAILEDLSERPHEILHAEQVWVKSEFARRPHPARLKDAICRGYNHTDNGSLKSVLDTRVRHTYDVYENRLLKTFVAQVSQRIRAVKRYSARKNLSPAIDEQLSQFDLCLSKANRRAKFLEHVSLPRQLPARTTMVLLNRPPYRSAFQGLLEFNKSLAPRINEPKLESPLKNLPYLYQLWGTLMVTQVLLEVGKELGYQVHLQKLVRRESGNLFVRVMPDGKPSIILRHPETFTEVTLIPERSYSSTGTLRSISFSQRPDIAIEIRYPDGQTAIVLFDPKYKLRSEQASIEEEDESEPSPQPGTPKKIDIDKMHSYRDAIRDSEIRRVVQYAAILYPGKEFRYADDIEALQANPLLRSHLTVRVRQVLIAALCNEPVCKDTVD, from the coding sequence ATGGAATCACATCTTACTTCTAAGATCTGCTTTCGGGACATAGCTGGGGCCAAAATCAATAGTCCAAGCGAATGGGCTCCTGCACTGATTGAGTTGTCACTGCCAGTCGAAGAATGGGAAGCGGCTATTTTAACACTAAACTCTCATACCGTGCCCATTCGCTTGGCCAAGCTTAGCGACAAAGTTTGCGTGCTAGCAGATTGGCCACTCTCAAATCCCGGGCACTATTCCTTACATCTACGTTGGTCCGAAGGGGAGGAAAAGCGGACGATTTCGATCTTACCGTCGAAGATCTCAACAGCAAGTTTCGACCGACTATTGTTGGACTTGGAATCGGACCTTCCCTCTGCGATTTCAATCGCACTACAAGATATGGGGGCTTTGTCAGGAGTCGCAATACTCCCACCCGATGATTCACTGCTTTCGCAGGAACTTGTGAAGCTGCATCGTGCCATTCACGGCACATCAGAAAGAGCAGGACTCGCCGCCATACTCGAGGATTTATCCGAGCGACCGCATGAAATCCTGCATGCGGAACAGGTCTGGGTGAAGTCCGAATTCGCGAGGCGACCTCATCCTGCCCGACTGAAAGATGCGATTTGTCGGGGATACAATCATACGGACAACGGATCTCTCAAATCCGTCTTAGACACCCGTGTTCGTCACACGTATGATGTCTATGAAAATCGTCTACTCAAGACCTTTGTCGCTCAAGTTAGTCAAAGAATACGTGCCGTTAAACGATACTCAGCCCGCAAGAACTTATCCCCGGCCATCGACGAGCAACTCTCTCAATTTGACTTATGCCTGAGCAAGGCAAATCGTCGGGCCAAATTTCTAGAACATGTTAGCCTTCCCCGTCAGTTGCCCGCTCGAACGACGATGGTTCTACTCAACCGCCCTCCGTATCGCTCCGCTTTTCAAGGACTGCTTGAGTTTAACAAGAGCCTAGCCCCTAGAATCAACGAGCCCAAGTTAGAATCTCCCCTTAAGAATCTTCCCTATCTGTATCAACTCTGGGGCACCTTAATGGTGACACAGGTCCTTCTGGAGGTCGGCAAAGAGCTAGGTTATCAAGTTCATCTACAGAAACTCGTTAGAAGGGAGTCGGGTAATCTCTTCGTACGAGTCATGCCAGACGGAAAACCATCGATCATTCTCCGACACCCCGAGACTTTCACGGAAGTAACGCTTATACCCGAAAGAAGCTACTCCTCAACCGGTACTTTGAGGAGCATCAGTTTCTCGCAACGCCCCGATATCGCCATCGAGATTCGCTATCCAGATGGACAAACTGCGATTGTTCTGTTTGATCCAAAATACAAACTCAGAAGTGAACAGGCCTCAATCGAGGAGGAAGACGAGTCGGAGCCATCACCCCAACCCGGAACCCCCAAAAAGATCGACATCGACAAAATGCATTCCTATCGAGATGCTATCCGAGATAGCGAAATCCGGCGAGTTGTCCAATATGCGGCAATTCTTTACCCGGGAAAGGAGTTTCGATACGCCGATGACATTGAGGCACTTCAAGCCAATCCATTGTTAAGGTCACACCTCACGGTCCGCGTTAGGCAAGTTCTGATTGCAGCACTATGCAATGAACCAGTCTGCAAGGACACGGTTGACTGA
- the drmC gene encoding DISARM system phospholipase D-like protein DrmC produces the protein MNGTLVELSISDLQSIVSALRSERLRPPFSALQVGRLVPGSVVDSTRLSLTELAEQGFSVKQIATALDLIVADRTRHQRSKPPIDLVTSGPEAPGITNRDTSVVVRELFSHAKDSVVVIGYAVYQGQQVFEALARRMEQIPSLQVQFFLNVPRSDGDATSSEILVAKFKQRFKDKQWPKGCRLPEVYYDPRSVSDDVPVRSSLHAKCVVVDSRKVFVSSANFTEAGQERNIEVGLRIESKWLAGQITNHFRQLHYHGFAKRAF, from the coding sequence ATGAACGGCACCCTAGTAGAACTTAGCATTAGTGACCTGCAATCGATCGTTTCGGCACTGCGATCGGAACGACTTCGTCCACCCTTCTCCGCGCTACAGGTTGGCCGACTTGTGCCCGGTTCCGTGGTCGATTCTACCCGGTTATCTCTCACAGAATTGGCAGAACAGGGGTTTTCCGTTAAGCAGATCGCCACGGCGCTTGATTTGATTGTGGCAGATCGCACTCGACACCAAAGATCGAAGCCTCCGATTGACCTAGTTACATCTGGCCCAGAAGCTCCAGGAATAACAAACCGCGATACTTCGGTAGTCGTCCGCGAGTTATTCTCTCATGCAAAGGATTCCGTCGTCGTTATTGGCTACGCCGTTTATCAGGGACAACAAGTCTTCGAGGCGCTTGCGCGTCGTATGGAGCAAATTCCTTCGCTTCAGGTCCAGTTTTTCCTCAATGTCCCCAGGTCTGATGGAGACGCGACCTCCTCCGAAATCCTTGTTGCTAAGTTCAAACAGCGTTTCAAAGACAAACAATGGCCCAAGGGCTGCCGACTTCCTGAAGTCTATTACGACCCACGATCGGTGTCAGACGATGTCCCAGTGCGATCTTCGCTACATGCCAAATGCGTAGTGGTCGATTCAAGAAAAGTGTTTGTCTCATCAGCGAATTTTACTGAGGCCGGCCAAGAGCGAAATATCGAAGTCGGTCTTCGGATCGAAAGCAAGTGGCTTGCTGGACAAATCACAAACCACTTTCGACAACTACACTACCATGGTTTTGCGAAACGCGCCTTTTGA
- a CDS encoding McrB family protein, with the protein MSHSNELLKALLDRLAKQHTCTTVEAAELLTQHDWKEVEEREAFYPQLNEVLIRSPLNTNDIQSCIQKHGSTILGGHAVFRSRVKSFLEWDGAESALSTLIQSGDAIPTVESIDHFVQLVTDHGFHSPEGNPSGGGAAYFTSVLLTAVFPDHFLGCRLTRWDWMARQFDLPPDSDMESYGKRIDIASAGARELVASSAFEEYFPSEHPLWTLGGLTFLLHREKELRQLVEEIALTADHDASLKTVYRRFKADRQAQFAVRLRHHRAAQLRKLLADPQAIDLDAFNREVWVVWHSAFLNGNDVSSQLTHDASISSEQLKTLEQGLESGTLEVHGNCMWGSGTRIYGPMLTGGDEVRLKNIQRALTILNDDQLSPMAKAKDIEKIPGFGQNIATGLVMTFHPDSFGIWNGPSSDAILKLGYQAADLDNFEQVISDIREVLGAEDFIELDYFFFLINQGFYEFEAKQPGWWICQGTMYDSENAKGYVFAPMETANGRSVQHHDNLALMRPGQKILHYSGKAIRAVGTVRASAIEQTRPDTMPGEESGRLGYYVSVHYRELKNPIKLDDIPEEWRTKGEQPFTRKGKVKQGYAFPLSQSFLKNLEQRFPELADPQELPPSSDRRIVKIAPGGGAKFWEECLSEGFICIGWGDVGNLLDFSSKEQFQDRFEEVYSDFYNNHGPTISRKGNELWKLTELKPGDLVVANQGVSHVLAIGEVVEPTYEFLPSPSRDDHSHVIHVKWDTSVAKDIPKQGFWGTTTIADVPADLYEFIISEETIPTASTADYVEPSFADIKTRIQSKGLRISDRTLRRYHLSLKTRGFVILCGLSGSGKTWLAELYAEAIDAERELVPVAPNWTTNEDLIGYLNPMDGQYHDTGFSRFLRRASEHYEEAVAAGKIARPFHLILDEMNLARVEYYFAKFLSAMEQRSRTNDGKIELGGSTHVLLPPNLHFVGTVNVDETTHGFADKVYDRAQLIEITVDRDLLAEHLGKTPYTESLLSVWDAIGEVTPFAFRVLDEIKTYVDEATKLDVPWQEAVDEQLLQKVLTKIKGAEQRVENALQAFIEIATDKFPLSQAKANAMLEVLRHHGITSYF; encoded by the coding sequence ATGAGCCACAGCAACGAACTTCTCAAGGCCCTTCTTGACCGACTCGCCAAGCAACACACTTGCACTACCGTCGAAGCGGCGGAGCTTCTTACCCAGCATGATTGGAAAGAGGTGGAGGAACGCGAGGCATTCTATCCTCAACTGAATGAGGTTCTGATCCGCTCGCCTCTCAACACGAATGATATTCAGAGTTGCATTCAAAAACATGGATCGACGATCCTAGGAGGGCATGCGGTTTTTCGGAGCAGAGTAAAGAGTTTTCTCGAATGGGACGGGGCTGAATCGGCACTCAGCACTTTGATTCAAAGTGGCGATGCCATTCCAACAGTCGAGTCAATCGATCACTTCGTCCAATTGGTCACTGATCATGGATTTCATTCTCCAGAGGGCAATCCATCGGGTGGAGGTGCTGCCTACTTCACAAGCGTGTTGCTAACGGCAGTATTTCCCGATCATTTTCTAGGTTGTCGTCTCACTCGTTGGGATTGGATGGCACGCCAGTTTGATTTACCTCCAGATTCCGATATGGAATCTTATGGAAAGCGAATCGATATCGCATCCGCAGGGGCTCGCGAGCTTGTAGCATCTTCGGCCTTCGAGGAATACTTTCCTTCTGAGCACCCCTTGTGGACACTGGGCGGTTTAACCTTTTTGCTACATCGCGAAAAGGAACTCCGGCAGCTTGTAGAAGAAATTGCACTTACTGCGGACCATGACGCCAGTCTTAAAACCGTGTACCGTCGATTCAAGGCAGACCGGCAGGCTCAATTTGCCGTACGCTTAAGACACCACCGGGCAGCACAGCTTCGGAAGCTGCTTGCCGACCCACAAGCCATCGATCTTGACGCGTTCAATCGCGAGGTTTGGGTTGTTTGGCACTCGGCTTTTCTCAATGGAAATGATGTGTCGAGTCAACTGACTCACGACGCTTCCATTTCGAGTGAACAATTGAAAACCCTCGAACAGGGACTTGAGTCCGGAACGCTTGAGGTTCACGGAAACTGTATGTGGGGGTCTGGAACAAGAATCTATGGCCCAATGCTCACAGGCGGCGATGAAGTCAGACTCAAGAATATTCAGCGAGCATTGACGATCCTAAATGATGACCAATTGAGCCCTATGGCCAAGGCCAAAGATATCGAAAAAATTCCTGGCTTCGGTCAAAACATTGCGACTGGGCTCGTCATGACATTTCATCCGGATTCGTTCGGGATTTGGAATGGGCCATCGAGTGATGCAATCCTCAAGCTAGGATATCAAGCGGCGGACTTGGACAATTTCGAGCAGGTGATCTCTGACATCCGAGAGGTTCTGGGAGCTGAGGATTTCATCGAACTTGACTACTTCTTCTTTTTAATCAATCAAGGCTTCTATGAATTTGAAGCCAAGCAACCTGGCTGGTGGATTTGCCAGGGAACGATGTACGATTCGGAGAATGCCAAGGGATACGTATTCGCTCCTATGGAAACAGCGAACGGCCGTTCGGTTCAACACCACGACAATCTCGCACTTATGAGGCCAGGCCAGAAAATTCTGCATTATTCAGGCAAGGCGATTCGCGCGGTTGGCACGGTACGGGCATCTGCCATTGAGCAGACTCGACCTGACACGATGCCGGGGGAGGAGTCAGGGCGTTTGGGGTACTATGTATCTGTGCACTATCGCGAACTAAAGAATCCGATCAAGCTCGATGACATCCCAGAAGAGTGGCGTACGAAGGGAGAACAGCCATTCACTAGGAAAGGAAAGGTAAAACAAGGATATGCATTCCCATTATCACAATCATTTCTAAAGAATCTCGAACAAAGGTTTCCCGAATTGGCTGATCCGCAGGAATTACCCCCTAGCTCTGATCGACGCATTGTGAAGATAGCCCCCGGTGGTGGTGCCAAGTTTTGGGAAGAATGTCTTTCGGAAGGGTTCATCTGTATTGGATGGGGCGATGTCGGAAACCTACTCGATTTCTCATCGAAAGAACAGTTCCAGGATCGCTTTGAGGAAGTTTACAGCGATTTCTACAACAATCACGGTCCGACCATAAGCCGAAAAGGTAATGAACTGTGGAAGTTGACGGAGTTGAAGCCTGGTGACCTTGTCGTAGCAAACCAGGGAGTTTCGCACGTACTGGCTATTGGCGAAGTTGTTGAACCAACCTACGAATTTCTTCCATCTCCAAGCCGCGACGATCACTCGCATGTAATCCATGTGAAATGGGATACCTCAGTCGCAAAGGATATCCCGAAACAAGGATTCTGGGGGACCACAACCATCGCCGACGTCCCGGCTGACCTGTATGAATTCATCATTAGCGAGGAAACTATCCCGACAGCATCAACGGCAGATTACGTTGAACCCTCTTTCGCCGATATCAAGACGCGAATCCAATCCAAGGGTTTGCGGATCAGCGATAGAACGCTCCGAAGATATCACCTATCGCTTAAAACCCGTGGCTTCGTGATTCTTTGCGGACTAAGTGGGTCTGGTAAAACCTGGCTCGCAGAGCTTTATGCCGAAGCGATTGACGCCGAACGTGAGTTGGTTCCGGTGGCCCCTAATTGGACCACCAATGAAGATCTTATCGGTTACCTAAATCCAATGGATGGGCAGTATCATGACACTGGATTCAGCCGTTTCCTTCGTCGAGCCAGCGAACACTATGAAGAAGCAGTTGCAGCCGGCAAGATCGCACGCCCCTTCCATTTGATTCTTGACGAGATGAACCTGGCCCGCGTCGAATATTACTTCGCCAAATTCCTTTCGGCGATGGAGCAGCGATCGCGAACGAACGACGGAAAGATAGAACTCGGCGGTTCAACGCATGTTTTGCTACCACCGAATCTGCACTTCGTCGGGACGGTTAACGTAGATGAGACGACGCATGGTTTTGCCGATAAGGTCTACGATCGAGCACAACTAATTGAAATCACCGTTGATCGAGATCTTCTTGCCGAACATTTGGGAAAGACTCCTTACACCGAGTCATTGTTGAGCGTTTGGGACGCGATCGGTGAAGTTACACCCTTCGCGTTTCGAGTTTTGGACGAAATTAAGACCTATGTAGATGAAGCAACCAAACTTGATGTCCCGTGGCAGGAAGCTGTCGATGAGCAACTACTTCAAAAGGTTTTGACCAAGATCAAAGGAGCAGAACAAAGAGTCGAGAACGCCCTGCAAGCATTTATCGAGATAGCCACCGACAAGTTTCCACTCAGTCAAGCCAAAGCAAACGCTATGCTGGAGGTGCTACGGCATCATGGAATCACATCTTACTTCTAA